The proteins below come from a single Chelmon rostratus isolate fCheRos1 chromosome 10, fCheRos1.pri, whole genome shotgun sequence genomic window:
- the bgnb gene encoding biglycan b, which produces MLPHCSLLLLLCAVQLLSSSSALPFEQRGFWDFAMDSMDTGGIMTMMRDEEEGSAVEEVLPPDVPMCPFGCHCQLRVVQCSDLGLTEVPNNIPRDTKFLDLQNNHITELKENDFKGLTNLYGLSLRNNHISKVHPRAFVPLKHMQKLYFSKNLLTTIPKNLPSSLVELRIHENRIKKVAAGAFAGLGSMNCIEMGANPLHNSGFEPGAFKGLKLNYLRISEAKLTGVPKDLPESLHELHLDHNEIQAVELEDLSRYKNLYRLGLGFNHIRNIENGSLSYLPRLRELHLDHNRLTRVPKGLPDMKYLQVVYLHSNNINQVGVDDFCPRGFGMKRTFYNGISLFANPVNYWEVQPATFRCVSDRLAIQFGNYKK; this is translated from the exons ATGTTGCCACATTGCTCCCTCCTGCTGTTGCTATGCGCGGTGcagctgctctcctcctcctctgccctgcCCTTCGAGCAGCGAGGCTTCTGGGATTTTGCCATGGACAGCATGGACACCGGCGGGATAATGACGATGATGAGGGATGAGGAAGAGGGCTCCGCCGTGGAGGAGGTCCTCCCCCCTGACGTACCCATGTGCCCCTTCGGCTGCCACTGTCAGCTCCGGGTCGTCCAGTGTTCTGACCTCG GTCTGACCGAGGTGCCAAACAATATTCCTCGGGACACCAAGTTCCTGGATCTGCAGAACAACCATATCACCGAACTCAAAGAGAACGACTTCAAAGGCCTCACTAACTTATAT ggtcTGTCTCTGAGGAATAACCATATTTCTAAAGTCCACCCCCGAGCATTTGTGCCTCTGAAGCACATGCAGAAGCTCTACTTCTCCAAGAATCTGCTGACCACCATCCCCAAGAACTTGCCTTCTTCTCTGGTTGAGCTGAGGATCCACGAGAACCGCATCAAGAAGGTGGCAGCCGGAGCCTTCGCAGGACTGGGCAGCATGAACTGCATAG AAATGGGAGCAAACCCCCTCCACAACAGCGGTTTTGAGCCTGGAGCCTTCAAGGGACTGAAACTGAATTATCTGCGTATATCAGAGGCCAAACTGACTGGGGTGCCAAAAG ATCTCCCAGAGAGTCTTCACGAGCTTCATCTGGACCACAACGAGATCCAGGCCGTGGAACTGGAGGACCTGAGCCGCTACAAAAACCTGTACAG GTTGGGCCTCGGCTTTAATCATATCCGCAACATAGAGAACGGCAGTCTGTCGTACCTGCCCAGACTGAGAGAGCTACATCTGGACCACAACCGCCTCACTCGTGTTCCCAAAGGCCTCCCAGATATGAAATACCTGCAG GTGGTGTACCTCCATTCCAACAACATCAACCAGGTGGGTGTGGATGACTTCTGCCCTCGAGGATTCGGGATGAAGAGGACATTCTATAACGGCATCAGCCTGTTTGCTAACCCCGTCAACTACTGGGAGGTGCAGCCGGCCACGTTCCGCTGTGTCAGCGACCGGCTCGCCATTCAGTTTGGCAACTACAAAAAGTAA
- the b4galt3 gene encoding beta-1,4-galactosyltransferase 3, protein MACCGRSLDSPCTLALLVGFQFAFVLYFSLGGFRGLVSVLVHTTEPEFDYSRPHDVYTNLSHLGVPPPPPRNSGTGPPATGLPLRDCQIPSPLLVGPVSVHLSSPLSMEEIRQRNPLVLPGGRYRPPDCEPRHHTAIVVPYRNRQTHLRALLYHLHPFLQRQQIHYSIYIVQQWGNGTFNRAKLLNVGVREALRDEDWSCIFLHDVDLLPENDHNTYTCHKQFPTHLSVAMDKFRYRLPYPQYFGGVSAVTPDQYMKMNGFPNQYWGWGGEDDDIAARVRLSGMKIMRPPVAIGHYKMIKHKGDRGNEQNPRRFDLLKRTRLNWRSDGLNSLTYELLSKELEPLYTNLTVNIGEDPRLPPGKTPIHLKTTTPAHQRSTSKPGGTAKQEKRQESKGAAAANLTVVKPVGEKTEPVQSKAANQTTQEKTGVMK, encoded by the exons ATGGCGTGCTGTGGCCGCTCTCTGGACTCCCCGTGCACACTAGCCTTGCTGGTGGGCTTCCAGTTCGCCTTTGTTCTCTATTTCTCCCTCGGGGGCTTCAGAGGCCTGGTGTCTGTGCTGGTGCACACCACGGAGCCGGAGTTTGATTACTCTCGACCTCACGACGTCTATACCAACCTCAGTCATCTGGGAGTGCCACCTCCCCCGCCTCGCAACTCTGGCACTGGACCCCCTGCCACGGGGCTGCCGCTTAGAGACTGCCAGATCCCCTCCCCACTGCTGG tcGGACctgtgtctgtccacctgtcctctcctctgtctatGGAGGAGATCAGGCAGAGGAATCCGTTAGTGTTGCCAGGCGGACGCTACCGACCTCCAGACTGCGAACCCCGCCACCACACAGCCATAGTGGTCCCGTACCGGAACCGGCAGACCCACCTCCGTGCCCTCCTCTACCACCTCCACCCCTTCCTGCAAAGACAGCAGATCCACTACAGCATCTATATAGTACAGCAG TGGGGGAACGGGACATTTAACCGAGCCAAGCTGCTGAATGTTGGGGTGCGGGAGGCCCTCAGAGATGAGGACTGGAGCTGCATCTTCCTGCATGACGTCGACCTGCTGCCTGAGAACGACCACAACACCTACACCTGCCACAAGCAGTTCCccacacacctgtctgtggcCATGGACAAGTTCAGATACAG GCTGCCGTACCCACAGTATTTTGGAGGGGTCTCTGCAGTGACCCCAGACCAGTACATGAAGATGAACGGCTTCCCTAACCAGTACTGGGGCTGGGGCGGAGAGGATGACGACATCGCCGCCAG AGTGCGTCTGTCGGGCATGAAGATCATGCGCCCTCCGGTGGCCATTGGTCATTACAAGATGATCAAGCATAAAGGAGACAGAGGCAATGAGCAAAACCCACGCAG ATTTGACCTTCTGAAAAGGACCAGACTCAACTGGCGCTCTGACGGCCTCAACTCTCTGACCTATGAGCTCCTTTCTAAAGAGCTGGAGCCTCTCTACACCAACCTCACCGTCAACATTGGAGAAGACCCCCGTCTGCCCCCGGGGAAAACACCCATCCACTTGAAGACAACAACCCCAGCCCACCAACGTAGCACCAGCAAGCCTGGAGGCACGGCCAAACAGGAGAAGAGGCAAGAGAGCAAAGGGGCCGCGGCGGCAAATTTGACTGTGGTCAAGCCGGTTGGTGAAAAGACAGAACCTGTCCAGTCAAAGGCGGCCAATCAAACAACACAGGAGAAGACAGGTGTGATGAAATAG